One window from the genome of Halomicrobium zhouii encodes:
- a CDS encoding glycerophosphodiester phosphodiesterase, with product MSRDTEGRTKHVSRRGVLKTTGAMLGTAALSGTASASRNWGRGRGRNDDLAITAHRGFRDVYPQNTVAAIEGSCRLGADRIEIDVEATADGEIVVFHDAALDDLTDEEGLVAETPSETVLEAEVLESGETIPTLAETLDAAWPRVTMNIEFKDSGPLSWTEFAERTLEIASQYRGEYYASSFDPDALRAVRDVDPNVAVAPIFGGNKDENLAIARELDAEAVNPSTGVLDQDLVETAHEDGRDVNVWTIDSWREARTPVELGVDGLIADYPHMASFATRESRGDRPGRGRRGH from the coding sequence ATGTCACGGGATACCGAGGGGCGGACGAAGCACGTATCGCGACGAGGCGTTCTCAAGACCACTGGAGCGATGCTGGGCACTGCGGCGCTCAGCGGGACGGCATCGGCGTCCAGAAACTGGGGGCGGGGCCGAGGCCGAAACGACGACCTCGCCATCACGGCCCACCGCGGATTCAGGGACGTCTATCCGCAGAACACGGTCGCCGCCATCGAGGGGTCGTGTCGCCTCGGTGCCGACCGTATCGAGATCGACGTCGAAGCGACTGCGGACGGCGAGATCGTCGTCTTCCACGACGCGGCGCTCGACGACCTCACCGACGAGGAGGGACTCGTCGCCGAAACGCCGTCCGAGACGGTACTGGAAGCGGAAGTCCTGGAGTCGGGCGAGACGATCCCGACGCTCGCCGAGACGCTCGACGCGGCGTGGCCCAGGGTGACGATGAACATCGAGTTCAAGGATTCCGGCCCGCTCTCCTGGACCGAGTTCGCCGAGCGAACACTCGAGATCGCGTCGCAGTATCGTGGCGAGTACTACGCCTCCTCGTTCGACCCGGACGCGCTCAGGGCAGTCCGGGACGTCGACCCGAACGTCGCGGTGGCCCCGATATTCGGGGGGAACAAGGACGAGAACCTGGCGATCGCCCGCGAACTCGACGCGGAAGCGGTCAACCCGTCGACCGGGGTCCTGGACCAGGACCTCGTCGAAACCGCACACGAGGACGGCCGGGACGTCAACGTCTGGACGATCGATAGCTGGCGAGAAGCGAGGACGCCCGTCGAACTCGGCGTCGACGGGCTGATCGCTGACTACCCCCACATGGCCAGCTTCGCGACCCGCGAGAGTCG
- a CDS encoding sugar phosphate isomerase/epimerase family protein, which translates to MTSVGAAMDVRFGVSVEQFVEYVTELGLSHVELKREYLHGHPDAPSPAELGTIADRYGVSVTYHAPFRDWNMGSFNDAVREASVDQVKQTLDDAAAAGAGAVVVHGGAVPHRYPSWVREKAAENARRSLRECAEYAQFVGVPLCLENQPVSDEKQRCTTTPDDLESSLRAANVLPEYLGVTLDVGHAKVSGYHWRDFVDRFGDRIQVCHLHDNDGTADDHEPLTDYGQIVDAVPADYFVFETKSVADVARCLGVDEDDIETPPTRFG; encoded by the coding sequence ATGACGTCGGTTGGCGCCGCGATGGACGTCCGCTTCGGCGTCTCTGTCGAGCAGTTCGTCGAGTACGTCACCGAGCTCGGGCTCTCCCACGTCGAGCTCAAGCGCGAGTACCTCCACGGCCATCCCGACGCGCCCTCGCCGGCGGAACTCGGCACTATTGCCGACCGGTACGGCGTGTCCGTCACGTATCACGCACCGTTCCGCGACTGGAACATGGGAAGTTTCAACGACGCCGTCCGGGAAGCGTCCGTCGACCAGGTGAAGCAGACGCTCGACGATGCAGCGGCGGCCGGGGCGGGCGCCGTCGTCGTCCACGGCGGTGCCGTCCCGCATCGCTATCCCTCGTGGGTCAGGGAGAAGGCCGCCGAAAACGCCCGCCGGTCGCTGCGAGAGTGCGCAGAGTACGCCCAGTTCGTCGGCGTCCCGCTCTGCCTGGAGAACCAGCCCGTCAGCGACGAGAAGCAGCGCTGCACGACGACGCCAGACGACCTGGAATCCTCGCTCCGAGCGGCGAACGTCCTGCCCGAATACCTTGGCGTCACACTCGACGTCGGACACGCCAAGGTGAGCGGCTACCACTGGCGCGACTTCGTCGACCGCTTCGGTGACCGCATCCAGGTCTGCCACCTCCACGACAACGACGGCACGGCCGACGACCACGAGCCGCTCACCGACTATGGTCAGATCGTCGACGCCGTCCCGGCCGACTACTTCGTCTTCGAGACGAAGTCGGTTGCCGACGTCGCCCGGTGTCTGGGCGTCGACGAAGACGACATCGAAACCCCGCCGACCCGTTTCGGGTGA
- a CDS encoding alpha-D-ribose 1-methylphosphonate 5-triphosphate diphosphatase, with translation MSEQREANEASEERRSSGGRVSQRPQSTGELPTDSASAVAVTNATVVTPDAVVEGGVRIEGDRIVGVGDVDENGAVTVDADGQYVLPGLVDLHGDDIESHLHPRAGARMDTHMALAAADRANLAAGITTKFHAISFEIDPDADRSPELGAELTDAIESTDDLLADHRLHARCEVTQPECVDAVVDVTEAGNADLVSVMSHVPGKGQFRDEEAFLQYYRDSHDHTVEEAEQMIAERGDVSMATIRERIERVVDCAHANGAVTASHDDEDPAEVERLAEAGVDISEYPITMATAERAHELGMTVTMGAPNLVRGESQWGNLATADAIEAGVVDALVADYHPLSLLAGTFVETDEPLPERVARVTANPASAAGLPDRGRIETGARADLVVVDREPTPTVSRAFVAGEPVYRAEGTR, from the coding sequence GTGAGCGAACAGCGTGAAGCGAACGAGGCCTCGGAAGAGCGACGCTCTTCCGGTGGTCGCGTGAGCCAGCGACCGCAGTCCACCGGTGAACTGCCGACCGATTCCGCGTCGGCCGTCGCCGTGACGAACGCGACCGTCGTCACGCCCGACGCGGTCGTCGAGGGCGGCGTCCGCATCGAGGGCGACCGCATCGTCGGCGTCGGTGACGTGGACGAGAACGGGGCCGTGACCGTCGACGCCGACGGCCAGTACGTCCTGCCGGGGCTGGTCGACCTCCACGGCGACGACATCGAATCGCACCTGCACCCGCGTGCGGGGGCGCGCATGGACACCCACATGGCGCTGGCGGCGGCGGACCGGGCGAACCTCGCGGCGGGCATCACGACGAAGTTCCACGCCATCTCCTTCGAGATCGACCCCGACGCCGACCGGTCGCCCGAACTCGGCGCCGAGCTGACCGACGCCATCGAGTCGACGGACGACCTGCTGGCCGACCACCGCCTCCACGCGCGCTGTGAAGTCACCCAGCCCGAGTGCGTCGACGCCGTCGTCGACGTGACCGAGGCCGGCAACGCCGACCTCGTCTCGGTCATGAGCCACGTCCCCGGCAAGGGGCAGTTCCGGGACGAGGAGGCGTTCCTCCAGTACTACCGGGATTCGCACGACCACACCGTCGAGGAGGCCGAACAGATGATCGCCGAGCGCGGCGACGTCTCGATGGCGACCATCCGCGAGCGGATCGAACGCGTCGTCGACTGTGCCCACGCGAACGGCGCCGTCACGGCGTCCCACGACGACGAGGACCCCGCAGAGGTCGAACGCCTCGCCGAAGCGGGCGTCGACATCTCGGAGTACCCCATCACGATGGCGACGGCCGAACGGGCCCACGAGCTCGGGATGACCGTGACGATGGGCGCACCGAACCTCGTCCGCGGGGAGAGTCAGTGGGGGAACCTCGCCACCGCGGACGCCATCGAGGCCGGGGTCGTCGACGCGCTGGTCGCCGACTACCACCCGCTCTCGCTCCTGGCCGGGACGTTCGTCGAGACCGACGAGCCGCTCCCCGAGCGAGTCGCGAGAGTGACGGCGAACCCGGCGAGTGCGGCCGGGCTCCCGGACCGCGGCCGTATCGAGACGGGCGCGCGCGCCGACCTCGTCGTCGTGGACCGGGAGCCGACGCCGACGGTGTCGCGGGCGTTCGTCGCCGGCGAGCCAGTCTACCGGGCGGAGGGGACGCGATGA
- a CDS encoding phosphonate C-P lyase system protein PhnL yields the protein MTDVLTVEGLTKTFDMHALGDKQVVGLDDVSFTVRGGEFLAVVGESGSGKSSLLKCLYRTYEPTAGSTVYHPADVDLATCDDRTVMAIRNSTLGYASQFLDEIPRVPAVDVVARPLLERGVSAADARERARELLDALGLPEELWEAYPATFSGGERQRVNLAQALAPEPELLLLDEPTSALDPETRTAAIELLSESTDAETTVVGVFHDRDVVERVADRVAVLDGGELQRVVPVEAFAEEGEVVA from the coding sequence ATGACCGACGTTCTCACCGTCGAGGGGCTCACCAAGACCTTCGACATGCACGCGCTCGGCGACAAACAGGTCGTCGGGCTCGACGACGTATCGTTCACCGTCCGCGGCGGCGAGTTCCTCGCCGTCGTGGGCGAGTCCGGCAGCGGCAAGTCCTCGCTGCTGAAGTGTCTCTACCGGACGTACGAACCGACGGCCGGGTCGACGGTCTACCACCCCGCGGACGTCGACCTGGCGACCTGTGACGACCGCACAGTGATGGCCATCCGGAACTCGACGCTCGGCTACGCGTCGCAGTTCCTCGACGAGATTCCGCGCGTCCCCGCCGTCGACGTCGTCGCGCGGCCGCTCCTGGAGCGCGGAGTGTCGGCGGCCGACGCCCGCGAACGCGCCCGCGAGCTACTGGACGCCCTCGGCCTCCCGGAAGAGCTGTGGGAGGCCTACCCGGCGACGTTCTCGGGCGGCGAGCGCCAGCGGGTGAACCTCGCGCAGGCGCTCGCGCCGGAACCGGAGCTCCTCCTGCTCGACGAGCCGACCAGTGCGCTCGACCCCGAGACGCGGACGGCGGCCATCGAGTTGCTATCCGAATCAACGGACGCGGAGACGACGGTCGTCGGCGTCTTCCACGACCGCGACGTCGTCGAACGGGTCGCCGACCGCGTGGCCGTGCTCGACGGGGGCGAACTGCAACGCGTGGTCCCGGTCGAGGCGTTCGCCGAGGAGGGGGAGGTGGTCGCGTGA
- a CDS encoding ATP-binding cassette domain-containing protein, with protein MTLLDASGLRRVYGDSCGDCVELTGDDAGTNQCPECGAVVACADVSLDVEPGKVLGVVGESGSGKSSVAELLALERAADGQASGDVRLDGHDGNLLDADYETRHRLRNGAVGLVHQHVRDGLNLSFTGGGNVAEKLLAAGWRNYGDVRDRVRDLFEETEVPVERMDDPTETYSGGMQRRVQIARALATDPDVVILDEPTTGLDVSVQARVLDMFRRIQREQDVAAVVVSHDLGVVRLLADRTLVMRHGRVVETGLTDRVMEDPHHEYTQTLINSVI; from the coding sequence GTGACGCTCCTGGACGCCAGCGGCCTGCGGCGGGTCTACGGCGACTCCTGTGGCGACTGCGTCGAACTAACCGGCGACGACGCGGGGACGAACCAGTGTCCCGAATGCGGCGCCGTGGTGGCCTGTGCCGACGTCTCGCTCGACGTCGAGCCCGGCAAGGTGCTGGGCGTCGTCGGCGAGTCCGGCTCGGGGAAGTCCAGCGTCGCGGAGCTACTCGCGCTCGAACGCGCGGCCGATGGGCAGGCCAGCGGTGACGTCCGACTCGACGGCCACGACGGCAACCTCCTGGACGCCGACTACGAGACGCGTCACCGGCTCCGGAACGGCGCGGTCGGCCTCGTCCACCAGCACGTCCGCGACGGGCTGAACCTGTCGTTCACCGGCGGCGGCAACGTCGCCGAGAAGCTGCTCGCCGCCGGCTGGCGCAACTACGGGGACGTCCGCGACCGCGTCCGCGACCTCTTCGAAGAGACGGAGGTCCCGGTCGAGCGGATGGACGACCCGACGGAGACGTACAGCGGTGGGATGCAACGGCGCGTCCAGATCGCTCGCGCGCTGGCCACCGACCCGGACGTGGTGATCCTGGACGAACCGACGACCGGGCTCGACGTCAGCGTCCAGGCCCGCGTCCTGGACATGTTCCGGCGCATCCAGCGCGAGCAGGACGTGGCCGCCGTCGTCGTCAGCCACGACCTCGGCGTCGTCAGGCTGCTGGCCGACCGGACGCTCGTGATGCGCCACGGGCGCGTCGTCGAGACCGGCTTGACGGACCGCGTCATGGAGGACCCGCACCACGAGTACACGCAGACCCTCATCAACTCAGTCATATGA
- a CDS encoding alpha-D-ribose 1-methylphosphonate 5-phosphate C-P-lyase PhnJ: MTDTEADAADGTDPAAATESGTAVAASSVADAVDDLSGEGLSGYNYAYLDEHTKREVRRAILKGIAIPGHQVPFASRPMPLARGWGTGGIQASLSLLGPDDAFKVIDQGSDESVNAANVRRLAETTAEVETTTDTTEADVIQTRHRIPEEVLDEDQILVLQVPITDALRKVDSSDAANRRRHAHANYGKMWVHLYENVVEWGEIQIAARYPTMVAGRYLMDPSPIPRWDVPKLDDADNLFVFAAGREARIYAVPPHTDVEPLAFADKSFQVERFPDQACRSCGSTDTYLTEIETGEGDRLYVCNDTSFCLKRQDEPGLAKDHHLDRDGVDWGPGTPGGPTADEMATNGGDDA; the protein is encoded by the coding sequence ATGACTGACACGGAAGCGGACGCGGCCGACGGGACCGATCCGGCAGCCGCCACCGAGAGCGGGACGGCGGTCGCGGCGTCGTCCGTCGCGGACGCCGTCGACGACCTCTCCGGCGAGGGGCTCTCGGGGTACAACTACGCCTACCTCGACGAGCACACCAAGCGCGAGGTCCGGCGAGCCATCCTGAAGGGCATCGCCATCCCGGGCCACCAGGTGCCCTTCGCGTCCCGGCCGATGCCACTCGCTCGCGGGTGGGGCACCGGCGGCATCCAGGCGTCGCTCTCCCTCCTCGGGCCCGACGACGCGTTCAAGGTCATCGACCAGGGGAGCGACGAGAGCGTCAACGCCGCCAACGTCCGCCGCCTCGCGGAGACGACCGCCGAGGTCGAGACGACGACCGACACGACGGAGGCCGACGTGATCCAGACCCGTCACCGGATCCCAGAGGAAGTCCTGGACGAGGACCAGATCCTCGTCCTCCAGGTACCCATCACCGACGCGCTCCGGAAGGTCGACTCCTCCGACGCGGCGAACCGCCGGCGTCACGCCCACGCGAACTACGGCAAGATGTGGGTCCACCTCTACGAGAACGTCGTCGAGTGGGGCGAGATCCAGATCGCGGCCCGGTACCCGACGATGGTCGCCGGGCGCTACCTGATGGACCCATCGCCCATCCCGCGCTGGGACGTGCCGAAACTGGACGACGCGGACAACCTGTTCGTCTTCGCGGCCGGTCGCGAGGCCCGCATCTACGCGGTGCCGCCCCACACCGACGTCGAGCCTCTGGCGTTCGCAGACAAATCGTTCCAGGTCGAGCGGTTCCCCGACCAGGCGTGTCGCTCCTGCGGGTCGACGGACACGTACCTCACCGAGATCGAGACCGGGGAAGGCGACCGGCTGTACGTCTGCAACGACACCAGCTTCTGCCTGAAACGGCAGGACGAGCCCGGCCTGGCCAAGGACCACCACCTCGACCGCGACGGGGTGGACTGGGGGCCAGGGACGCCGGGCGGGCCGACGGCTGATGAGATGGCTACGAACGGAGGTGACGACGCGTGA
- a CDS encoding carbon-phosphorus lyase complex subunit PhnI, producing MGYVAVTAGEEIIERAEDLFEKQRLDADEPSLSVDQVDGQLSRLTSQAMSEGGLYAPRLAALAVIQAQGDTVEASFLLQAYRSTLERWDETDPVDPSELFATRRVSPAYKDVPGGQILGPTKDYTQRLLDFDIDGADETDPTADWDLPDAEPTTVQNVMDVLRSEGLVHEPAADADEFDEPTDTTREPVTHPADRDEVLQELARGETGAVTALGYSAMRGYGQVHPTLAEVRVGKLPVRITHPYTGDDVRVTDVEVSESEAVVPVYAKRDDPQFAFGYGLTFGRNERKTIAMTILDASIQLDSEAEPAENAEFVLDAVDGLDSFGFIEHLKLPHYVTFQSILDRIRAVREGRGLDAGAETADESPADERDEPAADDAVAAPEVSDDD from the coding sequence GTGGGCTACGTTGCCGTCACGGCCGGCGAGGAGATCATCGAACGCGCCGAGGACCTCTTCGAGAAGCAGCGCCTCGACGCGGACGAACCGTCGCTCTCCGTCGACCAGGTCGACGGCCAGCTCTCGCGACTCACTTCCCAGGCGATGAGCGAGGGCGGGCTGTACGCGCCGCGACTCGCTGCGCTCGCGGTGATCCAGGCACAGGGCGACACCGTCGAGGCGTCGTTCCTCCTGCAGGCCTATCGCTCGACGCTGGAGCGGTGGGACGAGACAGACCCGGTCGACCCGTCGGAGCTGTTCGCGACGCGCCGAGTATCGCCGGCGTACAAGGACGTCCCCGGCGGCCAGATACTCGGCCCGACCAAGGACTACACCCAGCGCCTGCTCGACTTCGACATCGACGGTGCGGACGAGACCGACCCGACCGCGGACTGGGACCTCCCTGACGCGGAGCCGACCACGGTACAGAACGTCATGGACGTCCTCCGGTCCGAAGGGCTCGTTCACGAGCCAGCGGCCGACGCAGACGAGTTCGACGAGCCGACCGACACGACGCGCGAACCGGTCACCCACCCCGCGGACCGGGACGAGGTGCTCCAGGAACTCGCCCGCGGCGAGACCGGCGCCGTCACCGCGCTGGGCTACTCGGCCATGCGCGGCTACGGCCAGGTCCACCCGACGCTCGCCGAGGTCCGGGTCGGGAAGCTCCCCGTCCGGATCACCCACCCATACACCGGCGACGACGTCCGGGTCACCGACGTCGAGGTGAGCGAGTCCGAGGCCGTCGTGCCCGTGTACGCCAAGCGCGACGACCCGCAGTTCGCCTTCGGCTACGGCCTCACCTTCGGCCGGAACGAGCGCAAGACCATCGCGATGACCATCCTCGACGCGTCGATCCAGCTCGATAGCGAAGCGGAGCCCGCCGAGAACGCCGAGTTCGTCCTCGACGCCGTCGACGGGCTGGACTCCTTTGGCTTCATCGAGCACCTCAAACTCCCCCACTACGTCACCTTCCAGAGCATCCTCGACCGCATCCGCGCCGTCCGGGAGGGCCGTGGGCTCGACGCGGGAGCCGAGACGGCGGACGAGTCCCCCGCCGATGAGAGAGACGAACCGGCAGCCGACGACGCCGTGGCCGCCCCGGAGGTGAGCGACGATGACTGA
- the phnH gene encoding phosphonate C-P lyase system protein PhnH, whose translation MRALGIDPVHDTRATFRALCDATSRPGTVADVGTTPAGHAILATVVDHEVRTWTDDDALRSALESRGRFDPAEPAEADLLHTHGQPDWDVRECSRGSLVEPSDGATVVYRVDGLEAGSDSALTIVELTGPGVDGTRRLSVGLPAGELERLREAQSTYPRGVDAYLASERRVAAIPRSNELEVV comes from the coding sequence GTGAGAGCGCTCGGCATCGACCCCGTTCACGATACGCGGGCCACGTTTCGCGCTCTGTGCGACGCGACGAGTCGGCCCGGGACCGTCGCCGACGTCGGGACGACGCCCGCAGGTCACGCGATCCTCGCCACGGTCGTCGACCACGAAGTCAGAACCTGGACCGACGACGATGCACTCCGGTCGGCACTGGAGAGTCGGGGTCGGTTCGACCCGGCCGAGCCGGCCGAGGCCGACCTGCTTCACACCCACGGCCAGCCCGACTGGGACGTCCGCGAGTGCAGCCGTGGGTCGCTTGTCGAACCGAGCGACGGTGCGACCGTCGTCTATCGGGTCGACGGACTCGAAGCGGGCTCGGACAGCGCGCTCACGATTGTCGAACTGACCGGACCTGGCGTCGACGGGACGCGCCGGCTTAGCGTCGGCCTCCCTGCCGGCGAACTCGAACGGCTCCGGGAGGCCCAGTCGACCTATCCCCGCGGCGTCGACGCCTACCTGGCGAGTGAGAGGCGCGTGGCGGCGATTCCGCGGTCGAACGAGCTGGAGGTGGTGTAA
- the phnG gene encoding phosphonate C-P lyase system protein PhnG, with protein MDDPHDRSDRFELIAACDGDALESVADQVLAGDPTLDVLQEPRPQLVMQRVVEPVERRPFNLGEVVVTPAEVSLDGERGFAMVPGKAERAALSGAIVDAAVADGHPIADEAVAVLEQAGEEYQHEREQTWAESRHTTVEFETMEDDL; from the coding sequence ATGGACGATCCACACGACCGGTCGGACCGCTTCGAACTGATCGCCGCCTGCGACGGCGACGCCCTCGAATCCGTCGCCGACCAGGTGCTCGCCGGCGACCCGACGCTCGACGTACTCCAGGAACCGCGGCCACAGCTCGTGATGCAGCGCGTCGTCGAACCCGTCGAGCGTCGGCCGTTCAACCTCGGCGAGGTCGTCGTCACGCCCGCGGAGGTCTCCCTCGACGGCGAGCGAGGATTCGCGATGGTTCCGGGCAAAGCCGAGCGCGCAGCACTCTCCGGGGCCATCGTCGATGCCGCCGTCGCCGACGGCCACCCGATCGCCGACGAGGCCGTCGCCGTCCTCGAACAGGCAGGCGAGGAGTACCAACACGAGCGCGAACAGACGTGGGCGGAGAGTCGCCACACGACCGTCGAGTTCGAGACGATGGAGGACGACCTGTGA